TAGGGCTGATGGGGATTACGGAACCCAAGGCATTTCCCCATCCGCAAAACCCATGCCGAAAGGGCTATTCCCCCGGCGGATCAAGCGGTGGTGCCGCAGCGGCGGTCGCTAGCGGGATGGTGCCTATTGCGCTGGCAGGCGATGGCGGTGGTTCTATCCGCATTCCCGCCAGTTATTGTGGTTTGTTCGGTTTTAAACCTTCCCGCGGGCGGGTGCCGCTTGCGCCTGCCCATGGCGAAGTGTGGCAGGGCGCGGTGGTCGAGCACGCCATCACCCGTAGCGTGCGCGATAGTGCAGCGTTGCTAGAACAGATTAACGGCATGGCGCCTTCTGGGCCTTACCCCGTACCGCGGGAAACGGGCTATGTGGATGCCTTATCAGCCTCCTCTAAGCCACTACGCATCGCCGTGTCGCTGGGTAATTTTTTAAGTTACGGACTGGATACCCAATTAAGTGCAGAGGTGAAAATAGCGGTTGAGAAGGCCGCAAAGGCACTGGCCGACATGGGGCACGAGGTGGAGTGGTGTGACCCACCGGTTGATGGAGAAGCCTTGGCCGATAGTTATCTGACGCTCTACCTTGGCCATTTAGCCGCTGACCTTCAGTGGGTAAGCCAGCAAACCGGTGTGCCGGTGCATCGGTTAGCCATTGAGCCGTCTACCCGCGCCGTTGGTAGGCTGGGCGCTAAGCTTTCGGCGAGGGATTACGAGCTAGCCAAGCGCTATTGGCATACGGCCGCTGAGCAGATGAGCCAGTTTCACCAGCGCTATGATGCCTTGGTGTTACCTGTTGCGGCAGATACTGCCCCAGCGATAGGGGAACTTTACCCCTCTGCGTCTCGCGAGCGATTAATGTCGTTGTTAGCCATTCCAGGTCTGCCATCACTGGCGCTAAAGGCAGGGATGCTGAAACACTTGGCAGTGGATGCGCTTAGCCGTACCCCGTTTACGCAACTGGCGAACCTTACCGGCCAGCCTGCTATGTCAGTGCCGTTCCATGTGGCGGCTAATGGGTTGCCCGTTGGCGTGCAAGTGGTGGGGCGTCTTGGTGAGGATAAGCAACTGCTACAGCTGGCGGCTGCGATGGAACAGCATGATGATTGGCAGTGTCGTGTATCCACAGCCTAGGCGGGCTGCGTGGTGTAGAGCTTGCGGTGCGGCAGTCAAAGAGAGGAAAATCAGCGGCATGATAGCGTAAAAAGCAGATTGTTTTTCCAAAGGATAATAGGCAAATGCAAACAACGACGTTAGCGATGGATAAAGGCGGTGTGGAGTTAGGATCAAACCTTCTATCAGGCGTCAGCTTGCCCGCCGCAGTGGTGCATGAAGGCC
This genomic window from Halomonas sp. TD01 contains:
- a CDS encoding amidase produces the protein MQLEDYQKYDATGLAELIRRRDVSQTEVFDAAVTAIETLNPSLHAVVRTRFDKAKHERDQVSGSSIFAGVPTLSKDLLMALAGEPLAFGSSSLSAWCPKEDSLLIRRVREAGLVLVGQTATPELGLMGITEPKAFPHPQNPCRKGYSPGGSSGGAAAAVASGMVPIALAGDGGGSIRIPASYCGLFGFKPSRGRVPLAPAHGEVWQGAVVEHAITRSVRDSAALLEQINGMAPSGPYPVPRETGYVDALSASSKPLRIAVSLGNFLSYGLDTQLSAEVKIAVEKAAKALADMGHEVEWCDPPVDGEALADSYLTLYLGHLAADLQWVSQQTGVPVHRLAIEPSTRAVGRLGAKLSARDYELAKRYWHTAAEQMSQFHQRYDALVLPVAADTAPAIGELYPSASRERLMSLLAIPGLPSLALKAGMLKHLAVDALSRTPFTQLANLTGQPAMSVPFHVAANGLPVGVQVVGRLGEDKQLLQLAAAMEQHDDWQCRVSTA